The proteins below come from a single Micromonospora citrea genomic window:
- a CDS encoding S8 family serine peptidase, producing the protein MAAVGLAVGLTLPIGAGGPAAAGPDPTRAEARAVAEKVDRKLTARLAGQTKASFWVFLDSKADLSGAAKLRRKADKAAYVHRTKTAHAARSQAGLRAALTAKGAEFTPFWLVNAIRVTGDAELLGDLAVRSDVAEILADDPVDIPEPLPGDTVPATDAAEWNIDRVGAPRVWNELGVRGEGIVVANIDSGVDVTHPAVAASYRGRNGDGTLDHNYNWFDPADVCPTAAPCDNNDHGTHTMGTMVGADGANVIGVAPGARWIAAKGCETSGCSRASLLASGQWIVAPTDLNGANPRPDLAPDIVNNSWGSSAYDPWYTETVSSWVAAGIFPAFSNGNSGPSCNTSGSPGSYTISYSSGAFDVNNAIASFSSRGTGENSDIKPNIAAPGANVRSSVPGGYASFSGTSMASPHTAATVALMWSASPAIQGDIAETRRILDDTAIDVDALTCGGTIDDNNVFGEGRLDAYAAVNATPRGALGALGGQVTSGGAPLAGASVTVTGPMSRAATTAADGSYAFDRLMVGAYTVSVSKFGYLTATTSVTVTENQTVDADVTVEQAPSATLSGTVRTSAGPAAGASVTVVGTPLAATADAQGHYRVTVPQGTYDVRFAHTYRCSDVVTRPAQVAADTVLDVTLPDRVDAFGYACGAAEGSFVSGTELMPLTGDDRTAPVTLPFRVPLYGRSYRQAWVSTNGVLGFDTASTSRANTALPNTTNPDLALFPFWDDLYVEADSGIYTAVTGARPHRTFVVEWRNVSIFADRSMRLTFSAAISEDGSITYRYADVDGSGAETGTGATIGLENADGTVGFEYSYNARAVADGTAIAFRTTRSGVLSGVVTDANDGRPVAGATVTARTSGATATETTEADGSYLIQAPTGAVEFDVEKEHYEPAAGTVTVSAGAAQVRSAALRTARVTTPTTELTVVAAADQTRARQIALSNTGALGTDVTVTELNADGAPQDIGWLALSGATGTLASGGRHTVGVAVDTAGLPPGTHHRAKLRISSASGRQPVLVVPVTLVVPSQVLAIDAGAGAARADVEGQTWSPDRAWAAGGAGYLGNSSRQSTGTPITGTNDPARFADLREGMYEYRVDGLADGWYTVELDFAEVRRQSPDKRIFDVLVEGQEVLPSLDVAGEVGSFAALSRTYTVRVTDGQLNVRFVTHKGFGQPIVNALRVTDRPDLVA; encoded by the coding sequence ATGGCAGCGGTCGGCCTGGCGGTCGGCCTCACCCTCCCGATCGGCGCCGGCGGACCAGCCGCCGCCGGACCCGATCCCACCCGGGCCGAGGCCCGTGCCGTGGCCGAGAAGGTCGACAGGAAACTCACCGCCCGGCTCGCCGGGCAGACCAAGGCCAGCTTCTGGGTCTTCCTCGACAGCAAGGCCGACCTGTCCGGCGCGGCCAAGCTGCGGCGCAAGGCGGACAAGGCCGCGTACGTCCACCGCACCAAGACCGCGCACGCCGCGCGCAGCCAAGCCGGCCTGCGGGCCGCGCTGACCGCCAAGGGCGCCGAGTTCACCCCGTTCTGGCTGGTCAACGCGATCAGGGTGACCGGCGACGCCGAACTGCTCGGCGACCTCGCCGTCCGCTCCGACGTCGCCGAGATCCTCGCCGACGACCCCGTCGACATCCCCGAGCCACTGCCCGGCGACACCGTCCCCGCCACGGACGCGGCGGAGTGGAACATCGACCGGGTCGGGGCTCCCCGGGTCTGGAACGAGCTGGGCGTACGCGGCGAGGGCATCGTGGTCGCCAACATCGACAGCGGGGTCGACGTCACCCACCCCGCGGTGGCCGCCAGCTACCGGGGCCGCAACGGCGACGGCACGCTCGACCACAACTACAACTGGTTCGACCCGGCCGACGTCTGCCCCACCGCCGCCCCGTGCGACAACAACGACCACGGCACGCACACCATGGGCACGATGGTCGGCGCGGACGGCGCCAACGTCATCGGCGTGGCCCCCGGCGCGCGGTGGATCGCCGCCAAGGGCTGCGAGACCAGCGGCTGCTCGCGGGCGTCGCTGCTCGCCTCCGGCCAGTGGATCGTCGCGCCGACCGACCTCAACGGCGCGAACCCGCGCCCGGACCTCGCCCCCGACATCGTGAACAACTCCTGGGGCTCCAGCGCCTACGACCCGTGGTACACCGAGACCGTCTCGTCGTGGGTGGCCGCCGGCATCTTCCCGGCCTTCTCCAACGGCAACAGCGGCCCGAGCTGCAACACCTCCGGCAGCCCCGGGTCGTACACGATCAGCTACAGCTCCGGGGCGTTCGACGTGAACAACGCGATCGCCAGCTTCTCCAGCCGGGGCACCGGCGAGAACAGCGACATCAAGCCGAACATCGCCGCGCCGGGCGCCAACGTCCGCTCCTCGGTGCCGGGCGGCTACGCGTCCTTCAGCGGCACCTCGATGGCCTCGCCGCACACGGCGGCGACCGTGGCGCTGATGTGGTCGGCCTCGCCGGCCATCCAGGGCGACATCGCCGAGACCAGGCGCATCCTGGACGACACCGCGATCGACGTCGACGCGCTCACCTGCGGCGGCACCATCGACGACAACAACGTCTTCGGCGAGGGGCGGCTCGACGCGTACGCGGCGGTCAACGCCACCCCCCGGGGCGCCCTCGGCGCGCTGGGCGGCCAGGTCACCTCGGGCGGCGCGCCGCTGGCCGGGGCGAGCGTGACGGTCACCGGCCCGATGAGCCGCGCCGCCACCACCGCCGCCGACGGCTCCTACGCGTTCGACCGGCTGATGGTCGGCGCGTACACCGTCTCGGTGAGCAAGTTCGGCTACCTGACGGCGACCACCTCGGTGACGGTCACCGAGAACCAGACGGTCGACGCGGACGTCACCGTCGAGCAGGCCCCGTCGGCCACGCTCAGCGGCACCGTGCGCACGTCGGCCGGCCCGGCCGCCGGTGCCAGCGTCACCGTCGTCGGCACCCCGCTCGCGGCCACCGCCGACGCCCAGGGCCACTACCGGGTGACCGTGCCGCAGGGCACGTACGACGTCCGCTTCGCGCACACGTACCGCTGCTCGGACGTGGTGACCCGGCCCGCGCAGGTCGCCGCGGACACCGTCCTGGACGTCACGCTGCCCGACCGGGTCGACGCCTTCGGGTACGCCTGCGGCGCGGCCGAGGGCTCCTTCGTCAGCGGCACGGAGCTGATGCCGCTGACCGGGGACGACCGGACCGCGCCCGTCACGCTGCCCTTCCGGGTGCCGCTGTACGGCAGGTCCTACCGGCAGGCGTGGGTCAGCACCAACGGCGTGCTCGGCTTCGACACCGCGTCGACCAGCCGCGCCAACACCGCCCTGCCGAACACCACCAACCCCGACCTCGCGCTCTTCCCGTTCTGGGACGACCTCTACGTGGAGGCCGACTCGGGGATCTACACCGCCGTCACCGGAGCCCGGCCGCACCGCACCTTCGTGGTGGAGTGGCGCAACGTGTCGATCTTCGCCGACCGGTCCATGCGGCTGACCTTCAGCGCCGCCATCAGCGAGGACGGCTCGATCACCTACCGGTACGCCGACGTCGACGGCAGCGGGGCGGAGACCGGCACCGGCGCCACGATCGGCCTGGAGAACGCCGACGGCACGGTGGGCTTCGAGTACTCGTACAACGCCCGGGCGGTCGCCGACGGCACGGCGATCGCGTTCCGCACGACCCGCTCCGGGGTGCTCTCCGGCGTGGTCACCGACGCCAACGACGGCCGGCCGGTCGCCGGTGCCACGGTGACCGCCCGGACGAGCGGGGCGACCGCCACGGAGACGACCGAGGCCGACGGCTCGTACCTGATCCAGGCCCCGACCGGCGCGGTCGAGTTCGACGTCGAGAAGGAGCACTACGAGCCGGCCGCCGGCACGGTGACGGTGTCGGCCGGCGCGGCCCAGGTCCGCTCGGCGGCGCTGCGCACCGCCCGGGTGACCACCCCGACGACCGAACTGACCGTCGTCGCGGCGGCCGACCAGACGCGGGCCCGCCAGATCGCCCTCAGCAACACGGGCGCGCTGGGCACCGACGTCACGGTCACCGAACTGAACGCCGACGGCGCGCCGCAGGACATCGGCTGGCTGGCGCTCTCCGGCGCGACCGGCACGCTGGCCAGCGGCGGCCGGCACACCGTCGGCGTGGCCGTCGACACCGCGGGCCTGCCCCCTGGCACCCACCACCGGGCGAAGCTGCGGATCTCCTCGGCCAGCGGTCGCCAACCGGTCCTGGTCGTCCCGGTCACCCTGGTGGTACCGAGCCAGGTCCTGGCGATCGACGCCGGGGCGGGCGCGGCGCGGGCCGACGTGGAGGGCCAGACCTGGTCGCCGGACCGGGCCTGGGCGGCCGGCGGCGCGGGCTATCTCGGCAACTCCAGCCGGCAGTCGACGGGCACCCCGATCACCGGCACCAACGACCCGGCCCGCTTCGCCGACCTGCGGGAGGGGATGTACGAGTACCGCGTCGACGGGCTCGCCGACGGCTGGTACACGGTGGAGCTGGACTTCGCCGAGGTCCGCCGGCAGTCCCCGGACAAGCGGATCTTCGACGTGCTGGTCGAGGGCCAGGAGGTGCTGCCGTCGCTGGACGTGGCCGGTGAGGTGGGCAGCTTCGCCGCGCTGAGCCGGACCTACACGGTCCGGGTGACCGACGGCCAGCTCAACGTGCGGTTCGTCACGCACAAGGGCTTCGGCCAGCCGATCGTCAACGCGCTGCGGGTGACCGACCGGCCGGACCTGGTCGCCTGA